The proteins below are encoded in one region of Apium graveolens cultivar Ventura chromosome 4, ASM990537v1, whole genome shotgun sequence:
- the LOC141719869 gene encoding uncharacterized protein LOC141719869: protein MEYNKSNLEEMYARLTIEVEEEGGMVVDAVEIHEEKEQYVLVGRFLMENNINFQAMQNLLASLWRPKEGMEVHDLGGNKYSFVFYHVMDLNKVVDGGPWAFEQSTLVVKRVTKMEDPHMVPLEMMDMWVQVHDILKDFITINVLKSIGMYVGEFLKADSNSFDGGWKSFIRIKVMLNIMKPFKRRMKIKREGGSWSWINFKYERLGNFRFMRGILGHTDKECDIVYANLDKEVERAYEGWLRAKNRDVRNNVAARWLRNINCGDVMTEYGGGSCD, encoded by the exons ATGGAGTACAACAAATCAAATCTGGAGGAGATGTATGCACGACTAACAATTGAAGTTGAAGAAGAAGGGGGGATGGTAGTGGATGCGGTAGAAATACATGAGGAAAAAGAGCAATATGTTCTGGTTGGTAGGTTTCTGATGGAGAACAATATTAACTTTCAAGCAATGCAGAATCTACTTGCATCATTGTGGAGGCCAAAAGAAGGGATGGAGGTGCATGATCTTGGTGGAAATAAATACTCGTTCGTATTTTATCATGTCATGGATCTGAACAAGGTAGTGGATGGAGGACCTTGGGCTTTCGAACAGAGTACGCTTGTGGTTAAGAGAGTAACGAAAATGGAGGATCCTCATATG gtTCCATTAGAAATGATGGACATGTGGGTTCAAGTTCATGATATACTGAAAGACTTCATAACAATAAATGTTTTGAAGAGTATTGGGATGTATGTAGGGGAATTCCTGAAAGCAGATTCTAATAGTTTTGATGGAGGGTGGAAATCATTTATAAGAATTAAAGTCATGCTGAATATTATGAAACCATTTAAGAGAAGGATGAAAATAAAACGGGAAGGAGGGTCCTGGAGCTGGATTAATTTTAAGTACGAGAGACTTGGTAACTTCCGTTTTATGCGTGGGATCTTGGGTCATACAGACAAGGAGTGTGATATTGTGTATGCTAACCTGGATAAAGAAGTAGAAAGGGCGTACGAAGGGTGGTTGAGAGCAAAAAACCGTGATGTGAGAAATAATGTAGCAGCAAGATGGTTGAGAAATATAAATTGTGGCGACGTTATGACGGAATACGGTGGTGGCAGCTGTGATTAG